In Oreochromis aureus strain Israel breed Guangdong linkage group 15, ZZ_aureus, whole genome shotgun sequence, a single genomic region encodes these proteins:
- the si:ch211-63o20.7 gene encoding serine/threonine-protein kinase pdik1l isoform X2 codes for MEELYTLEREVGRGSYGVVFEGRMAKTGQKVAIKRLPCSNPECVELYLQELWAMRTTARNHVNVIALHSCLLQTGSRSLKTLKPGKLPLRLVESVLKGSVVAAKQSQERTNPQSNTRRRTNSGSRLQDRTNTVQARAHLQNKDESNASDSTTPQRPQSRVRKRPAPREEEQTAPLRCLALWLVMEYCDGGDLNQYLLSRPPDAQRNHSVVQQLCSALAFLHSLGITHRDLKPDNVLVCVMPKGPVVKVADFGLSKMSEGSVDGGLTRQHFSSTCGSDFYMAPEVWGGLTYTAQADIFSLGVMFWAVLERITFLEEGTTQEQLGAYVCKGRSGWLMPLGEALWENAELQLCIPMKFKRAPPLPPPPGPATCALLLEMLASNPDARPTADQLGARVRSALREDSH; via the exons ATGGAGGAGCTCTACACCTTAGAGAGGGAGGTGGGACGAGGCAGTTACGGTGTGGTGTTTGAGGGCCGTATGGCCAAAACTGGACAGAAGGTGGCTATTAAGCGGCTGCCCTGCAGCAACCCAGAGTGTGTTGAACTCTACCTGCAAGAGCTGTGGGCCATGAGAACCACAGCCAGGAACCATGTCAATGTCATTgcactgcacagctgcctcctGCAGACGGGGTCCAGGAGCCTGAAGACCTTAAAACCAGGGAAACTGCCCCTGCGTCTGGTTGAGAGCGTGCTGAAAGGAAGTGTGGTCGCAGCAAAGCAAAGTCAGGAAAGGACCAATCCTCAGTCTAACACCAGGAGGAGGACAAACTCTGGCTCCAGACTACAGGACAGGACTAACACTGTGCAGGCCAGAGCTCATCTCCAGAACAAGGATGAATCAAATGCATCTGATTCCACAACCCCTCAAAGGCCTCAGAGCAGAGTCAGGAAGAGACCGGCCCCGAGGGAGGAAGAGCAGACTGCGCCGCTGCGCTGCTTGGCCCTGTGGCTCGTGATGGAGTACTGTGACGGAGGAGACTTGAATCAGTACCTGCTCTCCAGGCCCCCGGATGCTCAGCGTAACCACAGCGTGGTGCAACAGCTGTGCAGCGCCTTGGCCTTTCTACATAGCCTGGGAATCACCCACCGGGACCTGAAACCTGACAATGTGCTGGTGTGTGTGATGCCAAAAGGCCCCGTCGTCAAG GTGGCAGATTTTGGTCTGAGCAAAATGAGTGAGGGCTCCGTGGATGGCGGCCTGACAAGACAGCACTTCTCCTCCACCTGTGGTTCGGACTTCTACATGGCTCCAGAGGTGTGGGGCGGGCTGACCTACACGGCCCAGGCAGACATATTCTCTCTGGGCGTGATGTTTTGGGCGGTCCTGGAGAGAATCACCTTTCTGGAAGAAGGGACGACTCAGGAACAACTGG GCGCCTACGTGTGCAAGGGACGCTCAGGCTGGCTGATGCCGCTGGGAGAGGCTCTGTGGGAGAATGCAGAGCTCCAGCTGTGCATCCCGATGAAGTTTAAGAGAGCGCCCCCGCTGCCCCCCCCTCCTGGCCCTGCCACGTGCGCCCTGCTTTTAGAGATGCTCGCCTCAAACCCGGACGCCCGGCCGACGGCCGACCAGCTGGGGGCCAGGGTGCGCTCCGCTCTGAGAGAGGATTCCCACTGA
- the si:ch211-63o20.7 gene encoding serine/threonine-protein kinase pdik1l isoform X1, giving the protein MLNAPSVTNFIRSVGSVIVCDIQFMVVLQLNNILRFSMLTRYEPERQLEETQQLPGEMEELYTLEREVGRGSYGVVFEGRMAKTGQKVAIKRLPCSNPECVELYLQELWAMRTTARNHVNVIALHSCLLQTGSRSLKTLKPGKLPLRLVESVLKGSVVAAKQSQERTNPQSNTRRRTNSGSRLQDRTNTVQARAHLQNKDESNASDSTTPQRPQSRVRKRPAPREEEQTAPLRCLALWLVMEYCDGGDLNQYLLSRPPDAQRNHSVVQQLCSALAFLHSLGITHRDLKPDNVLVCVMPKGPVVKVADFGLSKMSEGSVDGGLTRQHFSSTCGSDFYMAPEVWGGLTYTAQADIFSLGVMFWAVLERITFLEEGTTQEQLGAYVCKGRSGWLMPLGEALWENAELQLCIPMKFKRAPPLPPPPGPATCALLLEMLASNPDARPTADQLGARVRSALREDSH; this is encoded by the exons ATGTTAAACGCACCGTCGGTTACCAACTTCATACGGTCAGTCGGAAGCGTTATTGTCTGTGATATACAGTTCATGGTTGTTCTTCAGTTAAacaatattttaagatttagtATGTTGACTCGTTACGAACCTGAACGTCAACTTGAG GAGACACAGCAGCTTCCGGGAGAGATGGAGGAGCTCTACACCTTAGAGAGGGAGGTGGGACGAGGCAGTTACGGTGTGGTGTTTGAGGGCCGTATGGCCAAAACTGGACAGAAGGTGGCTATTAAGCGGCTGCCCTGCAGCAACCCAGAGTGTGTTGAACTCTACCTGCAAGAGCTGTGGGCCATGAGAACCACAGCCAGGAACCATGTCAATGTCATTgcactgcacagctgcctcctGCAGACGGGGTCCAGGAGCCTGAAGACCTTAAAACCAGGGAAACTGCCCCTGCGTCTGGTTGAGAGCGTGCTGAAAGGAAGTGTGGTCGCAGCAAAGCAAAGTCAGGAAAGGACCAATCCTCAGTCTAACACCAGGAGGAGGACAAACTCTGGCTCCAGACTACAGGACAGGACTAACACTGTGCAGGCCAGAGCTCATCTCCAGAACAAGGATGAATCAAATGCATCTGATTCCACAACCCCTCAAAGGCCTCAGAGCAGAGTCAGGAAGAGACCGGCCCCGAGGGAGGAAGAGCAGACTGCGCCGCTGCGCTGCTTGGCCCTGTGGCTCGTGATGGAGTACTGTGACGGAGGAGACTTGAATCAGTACCTGCTCTCCAGGCCCCCGGATGCTCAGCGTAACCACAGCGTGGTGCAACAGCTGTGCAGCGCCTTGGCCTTTCTACATAGCCTGGGAATCACCCACCGGGACCTGAAACCTGACAATGTGCTGGTGTGTGTGATGCCAAAAGGCCCCGTCGTCAAG GTGGCAGATTTTGGTCTGAGCAAAATGAGTGAGGGCTCCGTGGATGGCGGCCTGACAAGACAGCACTTCTCCTCCACCTGTGGTTCGGACTTCTACATGGCTCCAGAGGTGTGGGGCGGGCTGACCTACACGGCCCAGGCAGACATATTCTCTCTGGGCGTGATGTTTTGGGCGGTCCTGGAGAGAATCACCTTTCTGGAAGAAGGGACGACTCAGGAACAACTGG GCGCCTACGTGTGCAAGGGACGCTCAGGCTGGCTGATGCCGCTGGGAGAGGCTCTGTGGGAGAATGCAGAGCTCCAGCTGTGCATCCCGATGAAGTTTAAGAGAGCGCCCCCGCTGCCCCCCCCTCCTGGCCCTGCCACGTGCGCCCTGCTTTTAGAGATGCTCGCCTCAAACCCGGACGCCCGGCCGACGGCCGACCAGCTGGGGGCCAGGGTGCGCTCCGCTCTGAGAGAGGATTCCCACTGA
- the elp3 gene encoding elongator complex protein 3, whose translation MGKPKKKSELSRAELMMMTIADVIKQLVEAHEKGKDINLNKVKTQASAKYGLEAQPRLVDIIAAVPPQYRRALVPKLKAKPIRTASGIAVVAVMCKPHRCPHISFTGNICVYCPGGPDSDFEYSTQSYTGYEPTSMRAIRARYDPYLQTRHRVEQLKQLGHSVDKVEFIVMGGTFMALPEDYRDYFIRNLHDALSGHTSNNVAEAVRYSERSHTKCVGITIETRPDYCLKRHLSDMLGYGCTRLEIGVQSVYEDVARDTNRGHTVRAVCESFHLAKDAGFKVVAHMMPDLPNVGMERDVEQFIEFFENPAFRPDGLKLYPTLVIRGTGLYELWKTGRYKSYTPSALVDLVARILALVPPWTRVYRVQRDIPMPLVSSGVEHGNLRELALARMKDMGTECRDVRTREVGIQEIHHKVRPYQVELIRRDYVANSGWETFLSYEDPEQDILIGLLRLRRCSPQSFRLELKGGVSIVRELHVYGSVVPVSSRDPSKFQHQGFGMMLMEEAERIARDEHGSCKLAVISGVGTRNYYRKMGYELEGPYMVKDLYGPGAD comes from the exons CTCAGCCCCGATTGGTGGATATCATTGCGGCTGTCCCACCACAATACCGTCGAGCGCTGGTGCCCAAACTAAAGGCCAAACCTATCCGCACTGCCAGCGGG ATTGCAGTCGTAGCTGTGATGTGTAAACCTCATCGATGTCCTCACATCAGCTTTACAGGCAACATCTGTGT CTACTGTCCTGGTGGACCGGACTCTGACTTTGAGTACTCCACACAGTCTTACACTGGCTACGAG CCGACTTCCATGAGAGCCATCCGAGCTCGTTACGACCCCTACCTACAGACCAGACATCGAGTGGAGCAG CTGAAGCAGCTGGGCCACAGCGTCGACAAAGTGGAGTTCATCGTGATGGGCGGGACCTTCATGGCTCTGCCCGAGGACTACAGAGACTACTTCATCAGAAACCTTCACGACGCCCTGTCAGGACACACCTCTAACAACGTGGCTGAGGCTGTCAG GTACTCTGAGCGCAGTCATACCAAGTGCGTGGGGATCACTATCGAGACGCGGCCCGACTACTGCCTGAAGCGGCACCTCAGTGACATGCTGGGCTACGGATGCACCCGGCTGGAGATAGGAGTCCAGAGCGTCTATGAAGACGTGGCCCGCGACACCAACAG aggCCACACGGTGCGAGCTGTGTGCGAGTCTTTCCACCTGGCAAAGGATGCCGGCTTCAAAGTGGTCGCCCACATGATGCCTGACCTGCCGAACGTGGGCATGGAGAGGGATGTGGAGCAGTTCATT GAGTTTTTTGAAAATCCAGCTTTCAGGCCAGATGGGCTGAAACTGTACCCCACCCTGGTCATCCGAGGCACGGGTCTGTACGAGCTGTGGAAGACCGGCCGGTACAAGAGCTACACGCCCAGCGCTCTGGTGGACCTCGTGGCTCGGATTCTGGCGCTGGTGCCGCCCTGGACACGAGTGTACCGAGTGCAGAG GGACATCCCCATGCCGCTGGTGAGCTCTGGCGTGGAGCACGGCAACCTGAGAGAGCTGGCACTGGCCAGGATGAAGGACATGGGCACTGAG TGTCGTGACGTCAGAACCCGGGAAGTGGGCATCCAGGAGATCCACCACAAAGTCCGACCTTACCAG GTGGAGCTGATACGGAGAGACTATGTGGCCAACAGCGGCTGGGAGACCTTTCTCTCCTATGAAGACCCTGAACAGGACATCCTGATTGGCCTGTTGCGGCTGCGCCGCTGCTCTCCGCAGTCCTTCCGCCTGGAGCTCAAAGGAGGCGTGTCCATCGTCCGTGAGCTGCACGTGTATGGCAGCGTGGTCCCCGTGAGCAGCCGAGACCCGAGCAAGTTCCAGCATCAG GGGTTTGGCATGATGCTGATGGAGGAGGCTGAAAGAATCGCCAGGGATGAGCACGGCTCCTGCAAACTGGCTGTTATATCAG GTGTAGGAACAAGGAACTACTACAGGAAGATGGGCTACGAGCTGGAGGGACCGTATATGGTGAAGGACCTGTACGGGCCGGGAGCGGACTGA
- the si:ch211-63o20.7 gene encoding serine/threonine-protein kinase pdik1l-B isoform X3 — translation MLNAPSVTNFIRSVGSVIVCDIQFMVVLQLNNILRFSMLTRYEPERQLEETQQLPGEMEELYTLEREVGRGSYGVVFEGRMAKTGQKVAIKRLPCSNPECVELYLQELWAMRTTARNHVNVIALHSCLLQTGSRSLKTLKPGKLPLRLVESVLKGSVVAAKQSQERTNPQSNTRRRTNSGSRLQDRTNTVQARAHLQNKDESNASDSTTPQRPQSRVRKRPAPREEEQTAPLRCLALWLVMEYCDGGDLNQYLLSRPPDAQRNHSVVQQLCSALAFLHSLGITHRDLKPDNVLVCVMPKGPVVKVADFGLSKMSEGSVDGGLTRQHFSSTCGSDFYMAPEVWGGLTYTAQADIFSLGVMFWAVLERITFLEEGTTQEQLDLRKF, via the exons ATGTTAAACGCACCGTCGGTTACCAACTTCATACGGTCAGTCGGAAGCGTTATTGTCTGTGATATACAGTTCATGGTTGTTCTTCAGTTAAacaatattttaagatttagtATGTTGACTCGTTACGAACCTGAACGTCAACTTGAG GAGACACAGCAGCTTCCGGGAGAGATGGAGGAGCTCTACACCTTAGAGAGGGAGGTGGGACGAGGCAGTTACGGTGTGGTGTTTGAGGGCCGTATGGCCAAAACTGGACAGAAGGTGGCTATTAAGCGGCTGCCCTGCAGCAACCCAGAGTGTGTTGAACTCTACCTGCAAGAGCTGTGGGCCATGAGAACCACAGCCAGGAACCATGTCAATGTCATTgcactgcacagctgcctcctGCAGACGGGGTCCAGGAGCCTGAAGACCTTAAAACCAGGGAAACTGCCCCTGCGTCTGGTTGAGAGCGTGCTGAAAGGAAGTGTGGTCGCAGCAAAGCAAAGTCAGGAAAGGACCAATCCTCAGTCTAACACCAGGAGGAGGACAAACTCTGGCTCCAGACTACAGGACAGGACTAACACTGTGCAGGCCAGAGCTCATCTCCAGAACAAGGATGAATCAAATGCATCTGATTCCACAACCCCTCAAAGGCCTCAGAGCAGAGTCAGGAAGAGACCGGCCCCGAGGGAGGAAGAGCAGACTGCGCCGCTGCGCTGCTTGGCCCTGTGGCTCGTGATGGAGTACTGTGACGGAGGAGACTTGAATCAGTACCTGCTCTCCAGGCCCCCGGATGCTCAGCGTAACCACAGCGTGGTGCAACAGCTGTGCAGCGCCTTGGCCTTTCTACATAGCCTGGGAATCACCCACCGGGACCTGAAACCTGACAATGTGCTGGTGTGTGTGATGCCAAAAGGCCCCGTCGTCAAG GTGGCAGATTTTGGTCTGAGCAAAATGAGTGAGGGCTCCGTGGATGGCGGCCTGACAAGACAGCACTTCTCCTCCACCTGTGGTTCGGACTTCTACATGGCTCCAGAGGTGTGGGGCGGGCTGACCTACACGGCCCAGGCAGACATATTCTCTCTGGGCGTGATGTTTTGGGCGGTCCTGGAGAGAATCACCTTTCTGGAAGAAGGGACGACTCAGGAACAACTGG ACCTGAGGAAGTTTTAA